From Eubalaena glacialis isolate mEubGla1 chromosome 17, mEubGla1.1.hap2.+ XY, whole genome shotgun sequence, a single genomic window includes:
- the RGS20 gene encoding regulator of G-protein signaling 20 isoform X3, which produces MRTADGGERAAAPPRARGADRGSPMRSERMEMRKRQVCAAQGPAASAPGQHGVGNRGSNACCFCWCCCCSCSCLTVRNQEEQRLRSASYELRTEDLPTCEESPAPTLEEASAWARSFDKLLLTPAGRNAFREFLRTEFSEENMLFWMACEELKKEANRAMIEEKARIIYEDYVSILSPKEVSLDSRVRETINRSMAEPSPHIFDDAQLQIYTLMHRDSYPRFMNSALYKDLLRSLSEKAVEA; this is translated from the exons CCGATGCGATCAGAACGCATGGAGATGCGAAAGCGGCAGGTGTGCGCAGCCCAGGGGCCCGCAGCGTCCGCCCCAGGCCAGCACGGAGTGGGGAACCGGGGGTCCAACGCTTGCTGCTTCTGTTGGTGCTGCTGTTGTAGCTGCTCTTG TCTCACTGTTAGAAACCAAGAAGAACAGAGACTCAGGAGTGCTTCCTATGAACTCAGAACAGAGGACCTTCCCACCTGTGAAGAAAG CCCGGCTCCCACCCTGGAGGAGGCCAGCGCCTGGGCCCGGTCCTTCGACAAGCTCCTGCTCACGCCCGCGGGACGGAACGCTTTCCGGGAGTTTCTCCGAACGGAGTTCAGCGAGGAGAACATGCTCTTCTGGATGGCGTGTGAGGAACTGAAAAAAGAAGCTAATAGAGCCATGATTGAAGAGAAAGCAAGAATAATATATGAAGACTACGTTTCTATTCTTTCTCCGAAAGAG GTCAGCCTGGACTCCCGCGTGAGGGAGACCATCAACAGAAGCATGGCCGAGCCATCCCCGCACATCTTCGACGACGCCCAGCTGCAGATCTACACCTTGATGCACAGGGACTCGTACCCCCGGTTCATGAACTCTGCTCTCTACAAAGACCTGCTTCGCTCCTTATCTGAGAAAGCAGTGGAAGCCTAG